A region of Procambarus clarkii isolate CNS0578487 chromosome 22, FALCON_Pclarkii_2.0, whole genome shotgun sequence DNA encodes the following proteins:
- the LOC138367498 gene encoding uncharacterized protein: MKDSLYSLILDDNGTMKHSSRGSSFSHCDITLASDVSGLRHITLASDVSGLRHITLASDVSGLRHITLASDVSGLRHITLASDVSGLRHITLASDVSGLRHITLASDVSGLHHITLASDVSELRHITLASDVSGLHHITLASDVSELRHITLASDVSGLRHITLASDVSGLRHITLASDVSGLRHITLASDVSGLRHITLASDVSGLRHITLASDVSGLRHITLASDVSGLRHITLASDVSGLRHITLASDVSGLRHITLASDVMGSVT; this comes from the exons atgaaagattcattatatagcttgatcctggatgacaatggcaccatgaaacac AGTAGCAGGGGATCCTCATTCTCGCACTGTGATATCACACTAGCAAGTGATGTGTCGGGGCTCCGTCACATAACACTAGCAAGTGATGTGTCGGGGCTCCGTCACATCACACTAGCAAGTGATGTGTCGGGGCTCCGTCACATAACACTAGCAAGTGATGTGTCGGGGCTCCGTCACATCACACTAGCAAGTGATGTGTCGGGGCTCCGTCACATCACACTAGCAAGTGATGTGTCGGGGCTCCGTCACATAACACTAGCAAGTGATGTGTCGGGGCTCCATCACATCACACTAGCAAGTGATGTGTCGGAGCTCCGTCACATAACACTAGCAAGTGATGTGTCGGGGCTCCATCACATCACACTAGCAAGTGATGTGTCGGAGCTCCGTCACATCACACTAGCAAGTGATGTGTCGGGGCTCCGTCACATCACACTAGCAAGTGATGTGTCGGGGCTCCGTCACATCACACTAGCAAGTGATGTGTCGGGGCTCCGTCACATCACACTAGCAAGTGATGTGTCGGGGCTCCGTCACATCACACTAGCAAGTGATGTGTCGGGGCTCCGTCACATAACACTAGCAAGTGATGTGTCGGGGCTCCGTCACATCACACTAGCAAGTGATGTGTCGGGGCTCCGTCACATCACACTAGCAAGTGATGTGTCGGGGCTCCGTCACATCACACTAGCAAGTGATGTGTCGGGGCTCCGTCACATCACACTAGCAAGTGATGTGATGGGCTCCGTCACATAA